Proteins from a genomic interval of Callospermophilus lateralis isolate mCalLat2 chromosome 1, mCalLat2.hap1, whole genome shotgun sequence:
- the Alkbh2 gene encoding DNA oxidative demethylase ALKBH2 — protein sequence MDRFLGKEVQGSLLGKLEEQEQSTEEGATLGDDKGHTRKRSRRDPPGNAAHLAGPSWRHIRAEGLDCDYTVLFGKAEADEIFRQLEEKVEYFTGALARVQVFGKWHSVPRKQATYGDAGLTYTFSGLTLSPKPWIPVLECIRDRVSGLTGHTFNFVLVNRYKDGCDHIGEHRDDERELAPRSPIASVSFGACRDFCFRHKDSRGKNPLRKLEVVRLQLAHGSLLMMNPPTNAHWYHSLPVRKKVLAPRVNLTFRKILPKK from the exons ATGGACAGATTCCTGGGGAAGGAGGTTCAAGGGAGCCTTTTGGGAAAGCTGGAGGAGCAAGAGCAGAGCACAGAAGAAGGAGCTACCCTGGGCGATGACAAAGGACACACAAGGAAGAGGTCCAGGAGAGACCCCCCGGGGAATGCCGCCCACTTGGCAGGCCCCAGCTGGCGACACATTCGCGCAGAGGGCCTGGACTGCGATTACACGGTCTTGTTTGGCAAAGCGGAGGCAGACGAGATTTTCCGACAGTTGGAGGAAAAAGTGGAATATTTTACAG GTGCACTGGCCAGGGTCCAGGTGTTTGGGAAGTGGCACAGTGTGCCAAGGAAGCAAGCCACATATGGTGACGCTGGACTGACCTACACGTTTTCAGGCCTTACGCTGTCTCCAAAGCCCTGGATCCCAGTTCTAGAGTGCATCCGGGATCGTGTCTCTGGCTTGACAGGACATACCTTCAACTTCGTGCTCGTCAACAG GTACAAAGATGGCTGTGACCACATTGGGGAGCATCGAGACGATGAGAGAGAACTGGCGCCCAGGAGCCCCATCGCCTCTGTCTCCTTTGGTGCCTGCAGGGACTTCTGCTTCCGGCACAAGGACTCCCGAGGGAAGAACCCCCTCCGGAAGCTAGAGGTAGTACGGCTGCAGCTGGCCCATGGAAGCTTACTGATGATGAACCCTCCGACCAATGCCCACTGGTATCACAGTCTTCCCGTGCGCAAGAAGGTTCTGGCTCCACGGGTCAACCTGACATTTCGTAAAATTTTGCCTAAGAAATAA